A stretch of Ipomoea triloba cultivar NCNSP0323 chromosome 13, ASM357664v1 DNA encodes these proteins:
- the LOC116000919 gene encoding mediator of RNA polymerase II transcription subunit 10b-like, with protein sequence MNLSQNAAATGGAGGNGVILPMSNVASPADSSASATTGSPADDSKQNLNQVIGSIQKTLGMLHQLYLTVSSFNVASQLPFLQRMNALVSELDNMAKLAEKCDIQVPMEVLSLIDDGKNPDEFTRDVLNSCIAKNQITKGKTDAFKGLRKHLLDELEEAFPDEVEAYRMSRATSAAEAKQLAQAQNALPNGDVKVKPEM encoded by the exons ATGAATCTTTCGCAGAACGCGGCGGCAACCGGCGGTGCTGGCGGTAACGGTGTCATACTCCCGATGTCCAACGTCGCCTCGCCCGCCGACTCATCAGCGTCGGCCACCACCGGCTCACCGGCGGACGATTCCAAGCAGAATCTCAACCAAGTCATCGGCTCCATACAGAAAACCCTAGGGATGCTCCACCAGCTCTATCTCACCGTCTCTTCCTTCAACGTCGCCTCCCAGCTTCCGTTTCTCCAGCGCAT GAACGCTCTTGTGTCGGAGCTTGATAATATGGCGAAATTAGCAGAGAAGTGTGATATTCAGGTTCCCATGGAGGTTCTCAG TTTAATTGATGATGGGAAGAATCCAGATGAGTTTACTAGGGATGTTTTGAATAGTTGCATTGCCAAAAACCAGATTACCAAAGGAAAAACAGATGCTTTCAAG GGTTTGAGGAAGCATCTTTTGGATGAACTTGAAGAGGCATTTCCTGATGAAGTGGAAGCTTATAGGATGAGTCGTGCAACTTCTGCAGCA GAAGCAAAACAGTTGGCCCAAGCACAAAACGCATTACCAAATGGCGACGTGAAGGTGAAGCCAGAAATGTGA